The nucleotide window ACCCCGAGCTCGACCGGTGACGCGATGATCCGCATCAATCTGTTGGTCAACCGTCGCGTGATTCCGGCGCCCGCCGCCGGGTCAGAGACGGCTCCGACCGCCGCTCCCGAGCCTCTCGCCCCCTCCATGGGCTTGGGGTTCGACGAGCTGGAGACGCGGCGCGAGGAGTACTACCCCGTCCGCCGGACCGGCCTCAACGCCTTCTTCATCTCCCTCATCGTCGCCGGGGTGCTCATCGTGGGGATGGTCGTCTGGAGCTTCCTCGCCGGCGGCGTGCTCGCGGACGAGCGGGATGCGCGCGGCCGCCTGGAGACGGAGATAGCGGACGCCAAGGGGGTCGCGCCCGACCTGGCGGCCCTCGAGCAACGCCGGGCCGAGACCTCGGCCAACGTTATGGCCCTAAAGCGCCTGGCCGAGCCCGGCGGGGCGGTGGAGCGCTACATCGGCCTCTTGAACGCCGTGAACGCCGCCGTCCCCAAGCGGGAGGTCTGGCTGACCGAGGTGCGCGAGCGCGGCGGCTCGGTGGACATCCGCGGCAACACCTACAGCGACCACTCCGTGGCTACCGTCCTCGATGAGCTCCTCAACAGCCCCCACCTCTCGGGGGTGAAGCCGTTGGGCGCCAAGAGCGTGGACCTGGGCGGGATGAAAGTGCTCCAGTTCGAGTTCAGCGCCAAGCTGGACTGAGTTCGGATATAAGGAGTCAATGAAATGTCATACAGAGGAAATTATTGCAGGGCTTGTGGTTGAAAGCTATTAAACGGCAACTGCCCAAATAAATGCGGCGATTGCTACATTGATAGAAGGCCCTTCAGGGAGTTCTGTGAAATCTGCGGGGCTAAATGCTTCCCGCCTCCCCGTTGTCCCGAGCATGATCTTAAGGAAGCGTGATTCAACCGCACGCAAGGCATTTATAGGCACTCGCCAACATGACTGGTTCCGAGAAATTTAAACGTTATAACTCCTGTTGCGCGAGGGATTAGTTGGGCAAGCGCAGATTCAAGGACCCGGTGGTGCAGAAGGCGGTGCTGGTGTACCTCATCGCCGCCCTCGCGGCCTACCTCATCTTCCACTACGGTGTGCTGGGGGCGTACCGGGAGGCGGACGAGGCCCGGGAAGGCAACGCCCGCCTCCGCACCGAGCTCCAGACCGCGCTGGCCGATTCCGCCCGGGCCGGGGAGCTGGCGGCCGAGATCGAGGCCAACGAGGGGCAGATTGACGACCTGCGCCGCAGCCTGCCGCCCAGCCTCAACGAGGCGGAGCTCATCCGCCGCGTGACCCAGGCCGCCCAGAGCG belongs to bacterium and includes:
- a CDS encoding PilN domain-containing protein: MIRINLLVNRRVIPAPAAGSETAPTAAPEPLAPSMGLGFDELETRREEYYPVRRTGLNAFFISLIVAGVLIVGMVVWSFLAGGVLADERDARGRLETEIADAKGVAPDLAALEQRRAETSANVMALKRLAEPGGAVERYIGLLNAVNAAVPKREVWLTEVRERGGSVDIRGNTYSDHSVATVLDELLNSPHLSGVKPLGAKSVDLGGMKVLQFEFSAKLD